GCCTTATAACGTAAGGGCAGAGGTACAGGAATATGTAGAGGAGATATTTGAGGAATATCCGGCATAAGTCCTGGCACAATTAAAATAATTTACAGGCGATCCTATACAGGATCGCTTTTTTTGTTCTCCCGTTCCTATTGTTGCTCTTATGTAATATCACTTTAGACAAAGTGTCATATGCACATCTACTTTCAGGCGGGTAAACCTATTTTTAGAATGGCAGCTTACAGGGATAACGCAGCTTTACTAAAACTTCTAAAAGTTTGGTAAAGCTTACTGTTCAGAGGTTGACAGTAGTAATACTCAAAGGGTATTGGGTAAATAAGAGTAGAGGCTCAGTCTTAGGGTCAGAACGGGGTTTGGTATTCCCCAGCAGCACTCTTTAGTTCAAGGATCAAATCTTAGCCTCCACCTACCGGCTCACATGTGACCATGAAGAAATATTCCTGTTACAAGTATTATAATCAAATTTATTATTACCGGAATGGCATTTAGATTCCACAAGTATCGTATTATCCCATATATGGTTAACCAGAAAACAAATTCGCCGATAATCAAAGGAAGAAAAGGAATAATTGTCCACGTGAAAACAACAGTTAATACGCTGACTGTTAATGCCGCATAAAGGTATTTGTTTCCATGCTTTAGTTTATTGAGATTAAAAAATCCAAGCACCGAGAAAGTAATCATTGAATGGATCAATAGAGTGAATGGCAAGAGTATAAGACCTAAATTCTCCTCAGCATTCAATGTCTCAAATATCAAAAGTGTTAGTTCAAAGAATATGTAGCCATTGCAGGCTAATGCGATAATTGAAATAAGAGACCTGAAGGATTGATCTATCGTTATCATAAATGCGCCTCCTGTTGTTGCGTAAAGGTAAATGCAAGCTAAAGCTCACGCTATCAGCGGTGCCGTTAACTGGCTTTTAGATTTTTATAGTCATCACCTCATCTAATAATATCAGTATCTATCGGGGTATACCCCAAATGTCTGCTCAACGATAAAATTTGTCCTTTGTGATGAAATTCGTGGGTTATCACATGGGTAAATAGCTCAAATACAGTGATACGCTTTGTAATTCCATCTAGTTTTAAATCAAATAGAGCAAATTTTGAAGATTCGTACCTATTAATGAAATCAAACACTTCCCTATCGATGGATCTAAATAATTCTACCACTTCGTCTATGGTTTTTTTGGCTTTATACTGCGTAAAGCTTA
This region of Fulvivirga ulvae genomic DNA includes:
- a CDS encoding DinB family protein, whose amino-acid sequence is MQETEPYFERQYQLIRESRRVLFDYCKTISNEDFVNQNSSFGRGGSIRNLLVHIGNTYEYWIIKHALNKEVSFTQYKAKKTIDEVVELFRSIDREVFDFINRYESSKFALFDLKLDGITKRITVFELFTHVITHEFHHKGQILSLSRHLGYTPIDTDIIR